In a single window of the Pseudopipra pipra isolate bDixPip1 chromosome Z, bDixPip1.hap1, whole genome shotgun sequence genome:
- the UGCG gene encoding ceramide glucosyltransferase isoform X2: MAVLALALEGLAIFGLILFVVLWLMHFMSIIYTRLHLNKKATDKQPYSKLPGVSLLKPLKGVDPNLINNLETFFELDYPKYEVLLCVQDHDDPAIDVCKKLLGKYPNVDARLFIGGKKVGINPKINNLMPGYEVAKYDLIWICDSGIRVTPDTLTDMANQMTEKVGLVHGLPYVADRQGFAATLEQVYFGTSHPRSYISANLTGFKCVTGMSCLMRKDVLDQAGGLIAFAQYIAEDYFMAKAIADRGWKFAMATQVAMQNSGSYSISQFQSRMIRWAKLRINMLPATIICEPISECFVASLVIGWAAHHVFRWDIMVFFMCHCLAWFIFDYIQLKGVQGGALCFSKLDYAVAWFIRESMTIYIFLSALWDPTISWRTGRYRLRCGGTAEEILDV; encoded by the exons ATGGCGGTGCTGGCTCTGGCCCTGGAGGGACTCGCCATCTTCGGGCTCATCCTCTTCGTCGTGCTGTGGCTCATGCACTTCATGTCCATCATCTACAC GCGCCTCCACCTCAATAAGAAAGCCACAGACAAACAGCCATATAGCAAGCTTCCTGGTGTTTCACTTCTAAAGCCTCTAAAAGGTGTGGATCCTAACCTGATCAACAACTTAGAAACCTTCTTTGAACTGGATTATCCAAAA TATGAAGTACTACTCTGCGTACAAGATCATGATGATCCTGCTATTGATGTGTGCAAAAAGCTCCTTGGCAAATACCCAAATGTTGATGCTAGACTGTTTATAG GTGGCAAGAAGGTTGGCATCAACCCCAAGATTAACAACTTAATGCCTGGCTATGAAGTTGCCAAATATGATCTTATATGGATTTGTGATAGTGGAATCAGAG TAACGCCAGACACACTGACAGATATGGCCAATCAAATGACTGAAAAAGTAGGCTTGGTCCATGGGCTTCCCTATGTTGCAGACAGACAAGGTTTTGCTGCTACTCTTGAACAG GTTTATTTTGGAACTTCCCATCCAAGGTCATATATTTCAGCCAACTTAACTGGCTTTAAGTGTGTAACAGGAATGTCATGCTTGATGAGGAAGGATGTCTTGGACCAAGCTGGAGGACTGATAGCTTTTGCACAGTATATTGCTGAAGATTATTTTATGGCCAAAGCTATAGCTGACCG GGGCTGGAAATTTGCAATGGCCACACAAGTTGCAATGCAAAACTCTGGTTCATATTCTATTTCTCAGTTTCAGTCCAGAATGATCAG GTGGGCCAAACTACGAATTAATATGTTGCCTGCCACAATAATTTGTGAGCCAATCTCAGAGTGCTTTGTTGCCAGTCTAGTTATTGGATGGGCAGCTCATCATGTGTTTAGATGGGATATAATGGTATTTTTCATGTGTCACTGCTTGGCCTGGTTTATATTTGACTACATTCAACTAAAAGGTGTTCAG gGTGGTGCTCTCTGTTTTTCAAAACTTGATTATGCAGTAGCTTGGTTCATCAGAGAATCCATGACAATTTATATTTTCCTATCTGCTTTGTGGGACCCCACTATTAGCTGGAGGACAGGACGCTACAGATTACGTTGTGGAGGCactgcagaagaaattcttgacgTATAG
- the UGCG gene encoding ceramide glucosyltransferase isoform X1: MAPRCSVTHPPSRPERPGSGAPSAAAAPPPPRPAAPLPPGVSTGIPRRETRASRRRPQCTAGFVLSLFGRLHLNKKATDKQPYSKLPGVSLLKPLKGVDPNLINNLETFFELDYPKYEVLLCVQDHDDPAIDVCKKLLGKYPNVDARLFIGGKKVGINPKINNLMPGYEVAKYDLIWICDSGIRVTPDTLTDMANQMTEKVGLVHGLPYVADRQGFAATLEQVYFGTSHPRSYISANLTGFKCVTGMSCLMRKDVLDQAGGLIAFAQYIAEDYFMAKAIADRGWKFAMATQVAMQNSGSYSISQFQSRMIRWAKLRINMLPATIICEPISECFVASLVIGWAAHHVFRWDIMVFFMCHCLAWFIFDYIQLKGVQGGALCFSKLDYAVAWFIRESMTIYIFLSALWDPTISWRTGRYRLRCGGTAEEILDV; the protein is encoded by the exons ATGGCGCCGCGTTGTTCCGTCACCCACCCGCCATCGCGCCCGGAGCGCCCGGGCAGCGGGGCCCCGTCCGCTGCAGCCGCACCGCCTCCCCCGCGGCCGGCGGCTCCTCTTCCCCCGGGTGTCAGCACCGGGATCCCCCGCCGGGAGACCCGGGCGTCACGCCGCCGTCCTCAGTGCACAGCTGGGTTCGTGCTATCGCTCTTCGG GCGCCTCCACCTCAATAAGAAAGCCACAGACAAACAGCCATATAGCAAGCTTCCTGGTGTTTCACTTCTAAAGCCTCTAAAAGGTGTGGATCCTAACCTGATCAACAACTTAGAAACCTTCTTTGAACTGGATTATCCAAAA TATGAAGTACTACTCTGCGTACAAGATCATGATGATCCTGCTATTGATGTGTGCAAAAAGCTCCTTGGCAAATACCCAAATGTTGATGCTAGACTGTTTATAG GTGGCAAGAAGGTTGGCATCAACCCCAAGATTAACAACTTAATGCCTGGCTATGAAGTTGCCAAATATGATCTTATATGGATTTGTGATAGTGGAATCAGAG TAACGCCAGACACACTGACAGATATGGCCAATCAAATGACTGAAAAAGTAGGCTTGGTCCATGGGCTTCCCTATGTTGCAGACAGACAAGGTTTTGCTGCTACTCTTGAACAG GTTTATTTTGGAACTTCCCATCCAAGGTCATATATTTCAGCCAACTTAACTGGCTTTAAGTGTGTAACAGGAATGTCATGCTTGATGAGGAAGGATGTCTTGGACCAAGCTGGAGGACTGATAGCTTTTGCACAGTATATTGCTGAAGATTATTTTATGGCCAAAGCTATAGCTGACCG GGGCTGGAAATTTGCAATGGCCACACAAGTTGCAATGCAAAACTCTGGTTCATATTCTATTTCTCAGTTTCAGTCCAGAATGATCAG GTGGGCCAAACTACGAATTAATATGTTGCCTGCCACAATAATTTGTGAGCCAATCTCAGAGTGCTTTGTTGCCAGTCTAGTTATTGGATGGGCAGCTCATCATGTGTTTAGATGGGATATAATGGTATTTTTCATGTGTCACTGCTTGGCCTGGTTTATATTTGACTACATTCAACTAAAAGGTGTTCAG gGTGGTGCTCTCTGTTTTTCAAAACTTGATTATGCAGTAGCTTGGTTCATCAGAGAATCCATGACAATTTATATTTTCCTATCTGCTTTGTGGGACCCCACTATTAGCTGGAGGACAGGACGCTACAGATTACGTTGTGGAGGCactgcagaagaaattcttgacgTATAG